The Enterobacter asburiae genome window below encodes:
- the coaE gene encoding dephospho-CoA kinase (Dephospho-CoA kinase (CoaE) performs the final step in coenzyme A biosynthesis.): MGYIVALTGGIGSGKSTVADAFSRLGITIIDADIIARQVVEPNTPALKVIAEHFGQAVINADGTLNRRQLRECIFSDSAEKTWLNALLHPIIHQETQRQIAAARSPYVLWVVPLLVENQLQKKADRVLVIDVAPETQIQRTMARDRVSREHAEQILAAQATRAQRLAVADDVIDNNGAPDAIASDVARLHAQYLTFAAQAVAQEKP; this comes from the coding sequence ATGGGGTATATCGTCGCATTAACCGGCGGCATCGGTAGTGGCAAAAGTACCGTTGCGGACGCGTTCTCTCGTTTGGGTATCACGATTATTGATGCCGATATCATTGCCCGCCAGGTGGTAGAGCCCAATACACCCGCGCTAAAGGTCATCGCAGAACATTTTGGTCAGGCAGTCATCAATGCCGATGGCACACTGAATCGCCGTCAGCTTCGCGAATGCATTTTTTCTGATTCTGCGGAAAAAACCTGGCTTAATGCCCTGCTCCACCCCATCATCCACCAGGAAACTCAACGTCAGATAGCCGCAGCCCGCTCGCCCTATGTCCTGTGGGTGGTTCCGCTACTGGTTGAAAATCAGCTGCAGAAGAAAGCCGATCGTGTGCTGGTGATTGATGTCGCACCCGAAACGCAAATCCAGAGAACCATGGCGCGCGATCGCGTCTCGCGGGAGCATGCTGAACAAATTCTTGCCGCTCAGGCTACGCGCGCTCAGCGCCTTGCCGTGGCGGATGATGTTATTGATAATAACGGCGCACCAGATGCCATTGCATCGGATGTTGCCCGTCTGCACGCGCAGTATCTGACGTTCGCCGCGCAGGCCGTTGCACAGGAAAAACCATAA